CCCATGAATCGTTTGTGAAAAAAGTCAAGAAGATGGACTGGTTGAGGTATTTCACCTGGTTGAGGTATTTCACCTGTTTGAGGTATTTGACGTGGTTGATTGTTCATCTTTGGTGCTGGTCGCCGTGACCAAAATCTGCAATCCAAGCCCTTTCCATTCTCCTTGTCTCTACTTTTATCTCTGGGAAGTCCACGAACTTCGTCCATGAAATCTTTCATCAGCTTCTTTCCTTCGGCATTACCAAACCCTAAGCTCATCAACGACGTAAGAACTTCGTAAGGGAGTTGGTTCTCTAGTAAGAACAAGTCACGTTTAACAAAATAAGCAAGAACTCGGTTACTTAGCTTCAGATTCTGAGGATCGCGCAAGAAGCAGAAGATAAATTGGAGAATGAAGCAACCATCAAGGAGCATCATCTCCGTGAATGCGTTGTCGTCCAAGTCTTTTGTTGAATCTTCATCATAGCATTTCCTTGCAGAGTTGGCCAATTCTGCCACGTTTCTGTACAAGAATTCCCTGGTTTTCCTACTCTTGTTGGCAAACTGTTCCACCATTTCATTCTTGAGGCTCTGCATCTCAGCAAGCTCATGATTAGGATCATCGTTGTGGTGGTAAGGACCAATAGATACCACAAGGGGATTGTAGCAATCCTCGTTGCTGGATGGATTCCTACGAAATATCCTCGGAACCCTGTGACACATCTTAGAACTTTCCTCTTGTCCAACTTGAATATTATGTTGTTCTGGAGTCATTTGTTATTTCAGAATACTCCTACAAAACAAAGCCTTCTATCTGCTTTGAtacacaaataatatatatgactCTATAAAATAGAACACACAAGGGCTAGTCTCAAATGTATAGATGATGACCCTCTAGTCAGATTCTAAGGATTTTAGCTTTCTTGGaagcaagtttaattttatgcCGCTAAATATATGCCTTTTGTCACTGTATTAGATTATCTAAAAATCACTTTACCCACGAATATTAAAACAGTACACATTATCGTGCTTCACAACCTTGATAAAGTATTGAGTTTGAGTGTGGGGTTAATTTAATCACTTTTATatcttaaaactttatttaacatttttagattaaattgtttttttaacaatttaaagtATGACCGTATAAACCAGCTAGATGTGTAGTGATAAAATCAAGAATATTGCGCACTAGTTGCGACGACAATCTTGGCTTTCTACTTCCAGAATTTTGTGGCTCGGCACTGCACATAGAAAGTTGAGCTTGATTATCTCGCTTTCATTTAACTTCATTAAGGCGTCATGTTTCAATTGTAATTGTAGGAGCAATTTATTCGAGGCTTTATGCCTTCTGATAAGAATTAATTCTTCTTTGTTTAGTACTTTTTCGCTTTTGCTCTTTTTTCTCTACGAAGTTTAACTCCTTTTCCCTGTCCAAA
The Populus nigra chromosome 3, ddPopNigr1.1, whole genome shotgun sequence genome window above contains:
- the LOC133689472 gene encoding UPF0481 protein At3g47200-like, encoding MTPEQHNIQVGQEESSKMCHRVPRIFRRNPSSNEDCYNPLVVSIGPYHHNDDPNHELAEMQSLKNEMVEQFANKSRKTREFLYRNVAELANSARKCYDEDSTKDLDDNAFTEMMLLDGCFILQFIFCFLRDPQNLKLSNRVLAYFVKRDLFLLENQLPYEVLTSLMSLGFGNAEGKKLMKDFMDEVRGLPRDKSRDKENGKGLDCRFWSRRPAPKMNNQPRQIPQTGEIPQPGEIPQPVHLLDFFHKRFMGERGQGNPSLRGDGQWPSYRSVMELKSVGIHFMPSKTDMYTDLRYKSTMRGGTVTLPRIVIDDGTKSLLLNLMAHEACPGSAEGFWVTSYVCFLDSLIDHSEDVKELRKKGILSNVLGSDQEVADLFNEISSFMVCDPNTYGNVKSSIEEHCKNVIKKWLAEWLHDHFSSPWTFLAFVGAIVALVLTFIQTYETLYPGNQ